The sequence ATCAGAGAATTCACCTTTTTTTAGAATGTCAGAGATAGCAAGTCTGCCACCGGGTTTTAAAACCCTGAATGCTTCATTAAAAACAGCCTGCTTATCTGGCGAAAGATTAATGACACAGTTAGAAATTATTACATCAATAGAATTACTATCTAATGACAGGTTTTCAATATCTCCTAATCTGAATTCAACATTTTTAATCCCAAGTTTCTCAGCATTTTGTTTAGCTTTTTCAACCATTTCACGGGTCATATCCACGCCAATTATGTAACCTTTTTCTCCGACTTTCATTGCAGAAAGAAAAGCGTCAAAACCTGCGCCGCTTCCAAGATCCAGAACAATCTCTCCTTCTTTTAATTCTGCTATTGCCAGAGGATTACCACATCCAAGCCCGAGATTAGCCTCTCCAAGCCCGATCTTTAATTCTTCATCTGAATATCCAAGAAGCCTTCCTGCCTCAAGAAGATTTATTGGCGCGCTCTGAGGACTGCAACACGATGCAGAGGCACTGCAACATGAACCCTGCGAAGCAATATTTGAATAAGTCTTAATTACAAGTTGTTTTAGTTTTGTCTTTTTTTCCACAAACTTTCCCTCATAAAATTTTACAGAAGCAGGTCTTTGTCTTCTCTTACACTTTTTTCCTTTCTTGGTTTTAAGAGACGTTGGAGTTTTTTATCTCTATGTATGAGCTTTGCAAGTTCACGTGTTTTAGCCTTTTCTTCATCATTAAGAAGGCTGTAAAGTTCAATGATATCAAAATCATCTTTAGGACTTCCTGCTTTTAATTTCATGGCTATTAGATACGGCTTTGGTAAAATCGGTATTGGTATTTCTTTTTCTGGCTTGGATGACAAGATTCCTTCTAATTCCCATTTATAATTTGCAATTATTATATCAATCCGTGGTGCATTACCTTTTAAATCTTTAATATAAATAATCTCATGCTGAAAAGGATCTTGGATATCAGCACTTCGAGGCAAATATTTAACAGTAATGCCTTTGCCTTTCAGTTCATTATTCAGGAACGCTGATAAATCTTTCCCAAAATTATTATACGGGCTCCCTATGGCAAGGGTATCAATATCTTTTGTAGTTCTTTCAACACCGTGAGCAATGACAGCATAACCACCAACAAGTGCAATAACCGTATCCTTATATGCTGTTTTCAAGATAAACTTATCAATAATTTTTTTCAGTTCTTTCAGCGTACCTAAGATAGGCTTCACCTTCAGTTATCCTCTCCCTTTTTGCCCTGAGTTTAACAAACTCATTAAATACGAATTCCATTTCACGAATTCTTTGTGAAGGTGTTAAAGCTAAAAACTCCTTCTTCATTTCTTCTCTCTTCTGCTGCATTATTGCCTTCATTTTGTTGAATATTATAACACTTTCACAAACACTTATTTTTTATCGTTATCCTCTTTTTCAACAACAGGTTTAATGTCAAGCACAGGTGTTCCGTCAATCATATCTATTCCTTTGACTGATATAACATTGTTTTTTATTCCTATTACACTGACAATAGAGAAGCCTACAGGATTTGGTCTTATAGGAGAACATGTGCTGAAAACTCCCATTGACCTGTCCCTATGAGGAGGTTTCTGCACAAGATAACCGGAATTAAAAGCCGGGCTTTTATGAAAATGAAATATCACAATTATCTGCTGACCTTTTTTTATATCTTTTAATCCTTCAGTATATTTCTCATCAATAATAATCTCTCCTTCAGCATCCGAAACACTCCAGTGCCGTGGTATATTTGTCTCTTTTGTTCTTACAAATCCTATGGGTTCAAATTCTATTTTCAATTTATAAAACCTCTTCTTGCAAATGA comes from Nitrospirota bacterium and encodes:
- the arsM gene encoding arsenite methyltransferase translates to MEKKTKLKQLVIKTYSNIASQGSCCSASASCCSPQSAPINLLEAGRLLGYSDEELKIGLGEANLGLGCGNPLAIAELKEGEIVLDLGSGAGFDAFLSAMKVGEKGYIIGVDMTREMVEKAKQNAEKLGIKNVEFRLGDIENLSLDSNSIDVIISNCVINLSPDKQAVFNEAFRVLKPGGRLAISDILKKGEFSD
- the tsaA gene encoding tRNA (N6-threonylcarbamoyladenosine(37)-N6)-methyltransferase TrmO codes for the protein MKIEFEPIGFVRTKETNIPRHWSVSDAEGEIIIDEKYTEGLKDIKKGQQIIVIFHFHKSPAFNSGYLVQKPPHRDRSMGVFSTCSPIRPNPVGFSIVSVIGIKNNVISVKGIDMIDGTPVLDIKPVVEKEDNDKK
- a CDS encoding nucleotidyl transferase AbiEii/AbiGii toxin family protein — its product is MKPILGTLKELKKIIDKFILKTAYKDTVIALVGGYAVIAHGVERTTKDIDTLAIGSPYNNFGKDLSAFLNNELKGKGITVKYLPRSADIQDPFQHEIIYIKDLKGNAPRIDIIIANYKWELEGILSSKPEKEIPIPILPKPYLIAMKLKAGSPKDDFDIIELYSLLNDEEKAKTRELAKLIHRDKKLQRLLKPRKEKSVREDKDLLL